In Pseudomonadota bacterium, one DNA window encodes the following:
- a CDS encoding GIY-YIG nuclease family protein produces MGKITKLKQIEKTKRILLALDMLPKLQVEAKIRMYSGVRGKRKGKASEIAGLAVKINADTIQNAINMQNNQPHLIDMMRCGEIMYQEAYQIFTGTVSPPKGYGYFYIALTVPDLSDRRVKIGWTSRTPELRLKEHCTLAPNIKVLKSWICKYGAEQKIIQETMCKCKQIGGYKSEVYDTPIPAIDFCNEIEQALNRLQLL; encoded by the coding sequence ATGGGTAAAATAACAAAACTAAAGCAAATAGAAAAAACAAAGCGTATTTTATTGGCATTGGATATGCTTCCTAAGTTGCAAGTAGAAGCTAAAATACGAATGTATTCTGGTGTGCGTGGGAAAAGGAAAGGCAAAGCAAGCGAAATTGCCGGATTGGCTGTGAAAATAAATGCCGATACGATACAAAACGCTATTAATATGCAAAATAATCAACCACATTTAATCGACATGATGCGGTGTGGAGAAATAATGTATCAAGAGGCATATCAAATTTTTACTGGTACTGTTTCGCCTCCCAAGGGTTATGGCTATTTTTATATTGCATTAACTGTGCCTGATTTAAGCGACCGCAGGGTGAAAATTGGGTGGACAAGTAGAACGCCAGAACTAAGATTAAAAGAACACTGCACGCTGGCTCCAAACATCAAAGTATTAAAAAGCTGGATTTGTAAATATGGTGCAGAACAAAAAATAATTCAGGAAACGATGTGTAAATGTAAACAAATAGGTGGATATAAATCAGAAGTGTATGACACACCCATTCCAGCCATTGATTTTTGCAACGAAATTGAACAAGCTTTAAATAGGCTTCAATTATTATGA
- a CDS encoding NUMOD3 domain-containing DNA-binding protein — protein MNIEQFKELYKNLRDVDSINVDDLCDCPNHIKAGKPISKGPARKNILKHGGREFVCRACDMVYNNPMNRIGENRQTNEEIMVYCPCVEHVGDNGRLMKKSCYYGEMIEPYIQMCKSCAQRGKIITEEQKEKIKFALKGIKRSDEFKEKLSQYMKNNPEGIARATRNLLENQCTTGMLGKHHSEETKQQMSQSHCGKTFTEEHCQNISDGRKKMLAETGGFSPEHRRKLSEATIRLYKQGFNPKTHHVRGWHESPKAGKIFFSSSYEKKAFLKLDEDLNVKTYYKEKIKISYYNPVKNFEANYLVDLEIQYIDDSIKWIEVKPAAWLDDEVIVAKHKAAQIIAEKSGVLFDVWCEVDLFGAVYNPKHIELFVEKLRQSLGICINHKELNNKKSKKHYHKNIIADTIDVFCPYCQITHTALRLTYDKNIARNGRYICEKEGGHIAGSKPKKKKVNPYAVEGKKQCNQCREVKLFEEFGIDKLKSDGYATRCKKCRCKSANEKYNHG, from the coding sequence ATGAATATAGAACAGTTTAAAGAGTTGTACAAAAACCTAAGAGACGTAGACTCCATCAATGTTGATGATCTTTGTGATTGCCCAAATCATATAAAAGCAGGCAAGCCAATAAGCAAAGGCCCAGCCAGGAAAAATATACTAAAACATGGTGGAAGAGAGTTTGTTTGTAGGGCCTGTGATATGGTCTACAATAACCCAATGAATAGGATTGGAGAAAACCGACAAACCAACGAAGAAATAATGGTGTATTGCCCTTGTGTAGAGCATGTTGGCGATAATGGACGATTGATGAAAAAGAGTTGCTATTATGGCGAAATGATAGAGCCGTATATTCAAATGTGTAAAAGTTGTGCTCAGAGGGGAAAAATAATAACAGAAGAACAAAAAGAAAAAATAAAATTTGCTCTTAAGGGCATAAAAAGAAGTGATGAATTCAAAGAAAAACTAAGTCAATATATGAAAAATAATCCTGAAGGAATTGCACGGGCAACACGCAATTTGTTAGAAAATCAATGTACAACTGGAATGCTTGGGAAACACCACAGCGAAGAAACAAAACAACAGATGTCTCAATCGCATTGTGGCAAAACATTTACAGAAGAGCATTGCCAGAACATATCTGATGGTCGCAAAAAAATGCTTGCTGAAACTGGTGGTTTTTCTCCAGAACATCGACGCAAGCTTTCCGAGGCAACCATTAGACTCTACAAACAGGGATTTAATCCAAAAACACACCATGTTCGTGGGTGGCACGAATCTCCGAAGGCAGGAAAGATATTTTTTAGCTCCTCTTATGAAAAGAAGGCATTTCTTAAATTGGACGAAGATTTAAATGTAAAAACTTATTACAAAGAAAAAATAAAAATATCTTATTATAATCCCGTAAAGAATTTTGAAGCAAATTATTTAGTAGATTTGGAAATCCAATATATAGACGACAGTATTAAGTGGATAGAAGTCAAACCAGCGGCGTGGCTTGATGATGAAGTGATTGTAGCCAAGCACAAAGCCGCACAGATCATTGCTGAAAAATCCGGTGTGTTATTTGATGTTTGGTGCGAAGTTGATCTTTTCGGGGCAGTGTATAATCCAAAACATATTGAATTATTTGTGGAAAAACTCAGACAGTCATTGGGCATTTGTATAAATCACAAAGAGTTAAATAATAAAAAATCAAAAAAACATTATCACAAAAACATAATTGCTGACACCATCGATGTTTTCTGTCCCTATTGCCAGATCACCCACACCGCCCTTCGCCTAACTTATGATAAGAACATAGCTCGCAATGGTCGCTATATCTGTGAAAAGGAAGGTGGCCACATCGCTGGCAGCAAGCCCAAGAAAAAGAAAGTAAATCCATACGCTGTCGAGGGTAAAAAACAATGTAATCAATGCCGAGAAGTAAAGTTATTTGAGGAATTTGGAATTGACAAATTAAAGTCAGATGGGTATGCTACAAGATGCAAGAAATGTCGATGTAAATCGGCAAATGAAAAATACAATCATGGGTAA
- a CDS encoding portal protein, whose translation MPKWSDLFKIWNYAFRDDPIETRAKKDISGAGVTQPDAIPDIRQDGSFWGGGRGLIKLRDTNDFVDLSSVTNRISRYKEYERLRSVSEIEAVMDTYADETCLAGHMIVNTVFFGPQTIKWLAENKSGERFLVYCWDGDKKDYTIGWAYDARKVKTARTIRIKLDDGTNFIATPEHRVLLHNGDWTMTGLLQFGDELMPFYREQPNLYFNDKLKTNQHPRIFSLVDGWKTERQFVDEWRTGKSLKTPATDIVRMLCAGATIEETAKVTHHDRDTLRSILKKEGFSLKELRQLGKKENCRRVIGVEEWKEIDVYDLSVEKHKNFCGESIVYHNCQRGENGHIFEIRCANEFAKEEAEFLCFHPEMLNFDDPSVGWNYVKNTCIQGDHFFEVVIDAENPKKGVVALLPLPPDSMYRIETTKGKLVEFQQSNEGPDYQSLTRVPVTQATEADLMQATAVRFTADQIVHTKIGDDRRTFYPYGVSLIEAARGPAHQLRLMEDSMVVYRLSRAPERRVFYIDVGTLSPARAEAFMERIKDQFRKKKVAPSRGGGPGASSVEERWHPPAIDEDYWLPIRPNATNTRIDTLQGAQNLGEIDDALYFRNKLFTALKFPLNYFSTEDANATKTSLSSQNVRFARTIERLQAHFSKAVVQIITTHLKLRGVPKEDFEDLQVIWTPPSEYRELSKQELMNNRIGWASNLKGSMIMADFDILTGILKYTEEEAAGMQARLKIQKLEDFKLQVLAQNPQLLGVGLPSNDEQQMGTEAGGPSPDLTQPPGGAPPPPEEGAAGAPVQNNPKPSGNGGMALAEVTPEEIKKYDLEIQNYDLEQDTEERDYSEE comes from the coding sequence ATGCCAAAATGGTCAGACTTATTTAAGATTTGGAATTATGCATTTCGAGATGATCCTATCGAAACACGAGCCAAGAAGGACATCTCGGGTGCGGGTGTCACGCAACCTGATGCTATCCCCGACATTCGACAAGATGGTAGTTTTTGGGGCGGCGGCAGAGGTTTAATAAAACTCAGAGACACTAACGATTTTGTGGATTTGTCCAGTGTAACAAATCGTATTTCTCGTTACAAGGAATATGAACGACTTCGTTCAGTATCTGAAATAGAAGCAGTCATGGACACCTACGCCGATGAAACTTGTTTGGCGGGCCATATGATTGTGAATACAGTATTTTTTGGACCACAAACCATTAAATGGCTTGCTGAAAATAAGTCAGGTGAAAGATTCCTTGTTTATTGTTGGGATGGAGACAAAAAAGACTATACTATCGGCTGGGCTTATGATGCTAGAAAAGTTAAAACTGCACGTACTATTCGCATCAAATTAGATGATGGCACCAATTTTATTGCCACGCCTGAACATCGAGTTTTATTGCATAACGGAGATTGGACAATGACAGGGCTACTTCAATTCGGAGACGAATTGATGCCCTTTTACAGAGAGCAACCAAATCTTTATTTTAATGACAAATTAAAAACCAATCAACACCCACGCATATTTTCTTTGGTTGATGGCTGGAAAACAGAAAGACAATTCGTTGACGAATGGCGTACTGGCAAATCTCTAAAAACTCCAGCAACAGATATTGTGCGTATGTTGTGTGCGGGAGCCACAATTGAGGAAACGGCTAAAGTTACCCACCATGACCGAGACACCCTTCGCAGCATTTTGAAAAAAGAAGGATTTAGTCTTAAAGAACTTAGACAATTGGGCAAGAAAGAAAATTGCAGAAGAGTCATTGGTGTTGAAGAATGGAAAGAAATAGATGTTTATGATCTATCGGTAGAAAAACACAAGAACTTTTGCGGCGAATCTATTGTTTATCACAATTGCCAACGTGGTGAAAATGGACATATCTTTGAAATCCGTTGTGCTAATGAATTCGCCAAAGAAGAAGCAGAATTTCTGTGTTTTCACCCTGAAATGCTAAATTTCGATGATCCATCAGTTGGTTGGAACTATGTAAAAAATACATGTATTCAAGGCGATCACTTCTTTGAAGTTGTTATCGATGCAGAAAACCCCAAAAAAGGTGTTGTGGCACTTTTGCCATTGCCGCCAGATAGCATGTATCGCATAGAAACTACCAAGGGTAAATTGGTTGAGTTTCAACAATCTAATGAAGGCCCAGATTATCAAAGCCTTACTAGAGTGCCTGTAACGCAAGCAACTGAAGCAGATTTAATGCAAGCAACAGCAGTAAGGTTTACTGCCGATCAAATAGTGCATACAAAAATTGGCGATGATCGTCGTACTTTTTATCCCTATGGTGTTTCATTGATCGAAGCAGCCAGAGGGCCTGCACATCAATTACGACTCATGGAAGACTCTATGGTAGTTTATCGATTATCAAGAGCCCCTGAAAGACGTGTGTTTTATATCGACGTGGGCACTTTGTCACCCGCAAGGGCCGAAGCTTTTATGGAACGCATCAAGGATCAGTTCCGCAAAAAGAAAGTAGCCCCATCCCGAGGTGGCGGTCCTGGTGCTTCTAGTGTTGAAGAACGTTGGCATCCACCAGCCATTGATGAGGATTACTGGTTGCCTATTCGTCCAAATGCTACCAACACTCGTATTGACACTTTACAGGGTGCTCAAAACCTTGGCGAAATTGATGATGCATTATATTTCCGCAACAAATTGTTTACAGCTTTAAAGTTCCCGTTGAATTACTTTTCCACCGAAGATGCTAATGCCACAAAGACTAGCCTTTCTTCCCAAAATGTGCGTTTTGCACGCACTATCGAGAGATTACAGGCTCATTTTTCTAAAGCTGTTGTACAAATTATAACAACACACCTTAAACTGCGTGGAGTTCCCAAAGAAGACTTTGAGGATTTGCAAGTCATTTGGACACCGCCTTCGGAGTATAGAGAACTTAGCAAACAAGAGTTGATGAACAATCGTATTGGTTGGGCTAGTAATCTCAAGGGATCGATGATTATGGCTGACTTCGATATTCTTACAGGAATTCTTAAATATACCGAAGAAGAAGCGGCAGGAATGCAGGCTCGTTTGAAAATTCAGAAATTGGAAGACTTCAAACTCCAGGTTCTTGCACAAAATCCGCAGCTTCTCGGCGTGGGATTGCCAAGTAATGATGAACAACAAATGGGCACAGAAGCAGGTGGCCCAAGTCCCGATCTTACTCAACCCCCTGGTGGAGCACCGCCGCCGCCAGAAGAAGGAGCCGCAGGAGCCCCCGTACAAAATAATCCGAAACCATCTGGCAATGGCGGAATGGCTCTCGCTGAAGTTACGCCTGAGGAAATCAAGAAATATGATCTTGAAATTCAAAATTACGACTTAGAACAAGACACTGAAGAACGTGATTATAGTGAAGAGTAA
- a CDS encoding 2'-5' RNA ligase family protein: MLTWQQYLEKHGTSYDYSSVQVDIPQHLAKKIIAWGKKHIPEKELYKEGSHFGRENEIHVTILYGLHTSKSEEVKEIVKGNAIKFTLGKISIFEHDAKYDVVKIEVQGQSLHQLNKKLKQLKHTSSFPTYCPHVTLAYVKKGQGKKYIGINEFSGEIIAAKEIIFSSKDDTKVKIKL, from the coding sequence ATGTTAACTTGGCAACAATATTTAGAAAAACACGGAACAAGTTATGATTATTCTTCCGTGCAAGTTGATATTCCCCAACACTTGGCAAAAAAGATAATTGCTTGGGGTAAAAAACATATTCCAGAAAAGGAATTATACAAAGAGGGCAGTCATTTTGGCAGAGAAAATGAGATACATGTGACTATTTTATATGGATTACACACCTCTAAGTCAGAAGAAGTCAAAGAAATAGTAAAAGGAAATGCTATAAAATTTACACTTGGTAAAATATCCATATTTGAACATGATGCAAAATATGATGTGGTAAAAATTGAGGTGCAAGGGCAATCATTGCATCAGTTAAACAAAAAGTTAAAACAATTAAAACACACATCTTCATTTCCAACGTATTGTCCCCATGTCACATTGGCATATGTTAAAAAAGGACAAGGGAAAAAATATATTGGAATTAATGAATTTTCTGGAGAAATAATTGCAGCTAAAGAAATAATATTTAGTTCAAAAGATGACACAAAAGTAAAGATAAAATTATAG
- a CDS encoding endonuclease VII domain-containing protein: protein MTDKEKRKLYNAKYRASHKEESKAYGAKYRSLHKEEVYGKQKEWKDAHKKELAEKQRKRRQSNPDKYQKYNTEEYKKILTGLRYKLNADQIECVYSLTNCPICEREFIQGATSKKRIDGKKCKRVIDHDHTTGNVRGVICHHCNVMLGHAQDNVDTLINAIKYLNGELKNIEV from the coding sequence ATGACCGACAAAGAAAAAAGAAAATTATACAATGCTAAATATAGAGCATCGCATAAAGAAGAATCAAAAGCATATGGTGCTAAATATAGATCGTTGCATAAAGAAGAAGTGTATGGCAAACAAAAAGAGTGGAAAGACGCACATAAGAAAGAACTTGCCGAAAAACAACGCAAAAGACGACAATCTAATCCAGATAAATATCAAAAATATAACACCGAGGAGTATAAAAAAATACTAACTGGTCTTCGCTATAAATTAAATGCAGATCAAATTGAATGTGTTTATTCTTTGACTAATTGCCCAATTTGTGAAAGAGAGTTTATACAAGGTGCAACTTCTAAAAAGCGAATAGATGGAAAAAAGTGCAAAAGAGTTATAGACCACGATCACACAACTGGTAATGTAAGAGGAGTGATATGTCATCATTGTAATGTGATGCTCGGCCATGCTCAAGACAATGTTGATACTTTGATTAATGCAATCAAATATCTTAATGGCGAATTGAAAAATATTGAGGTTTAA
- a CDS encoding PD-(D/E)XK nuclease family protein yields MNIEHISVSRSDCFHQCPFSYKCRYHLKLPSPVSEPFYFVYGKVVHRIAEIYVQRKGETPLNEVTKEILSGQTPIEERFGKKSYCPPIPPEYKDRMPGHLRSIEKITKILGTTGETEFAFTYDLDPPNNKLITGVIDRLIEKDNKFWIVDYKTTKKGMWRKTPQTITKDIQLRCYARVVQKKFNVPAENIQAALYYLEGGDLIGARFGQQSLLDVEQHLLKTHQQIEAMPPDEARGKVGEHCRRCDWKNMCPFYANGKQWR; encoded by the coding sequence ATGAATATAGAACATATTAGCGTCAGTAGATCGGATTGTTTCCACCAATGTCCTTTTTCTTATAAGTGTCGTTATCACCTAAAACTACCTTCTCCTGTGTCAGAACCTTTTTACTTTGTGTACGGAAAGGTAGTTCACCGTATTGCAGAAATATATGTGCAACGCAAGGGCGAAACACCATTAAATGAAGTAACAAAGGAAATATTATCTGGACAGACTCCTATTGAAGAAAGATTTGGTAAGAAATCTTATTGTCCACCAATTCCACCAGAATATAAGGATCGTATGCCTGGGCATTTGCGGTCTATTGAAAAAATAACTAAAATTCTGGGCACTACAGGGGAAACGGAATTTGCGTTTACTTATGACCTTGATCCTCCCAATAACAAGCTAATCACGGGAGTAATTGACAGATTAATTGAAAAAGACAATAAGTTTTGGATTGTTGACTATAAAACCACCAAAAAAGGCATGTGGAGAAAAACTCCACAGACAATAACAAAAGATATTCAGTTGCGTTGTTATGCAAGAGTTGTACAAAAGAAGTTTAATGTTCCCGCTGAGAATATCCAAGCAGCCCTTTATTATCTTGAGGGAGGTGATCTCATAGGAGCCAGATTTGGCCAACAGTCGCTGCTGGACGTGGAACAGCATTTGTTGAAGACTCATCAACAAATAGAGGCAATGCCCCCCGATGAAGCCCGAGGCAAAGTCGGGGAACATTGCCGACGTTGTGATTGGAAAAATATGTGTCCTTTCTATGCGAATGGAAAACAATGGCGATAA
- a CDS encoding helix-turn-helix domain-containing protein, with translation MSEFISPKEAADMLGVSTNTLRNWELSGKLMSMKTMGGHRRYYLKDIENYLKSINKFVIKEIK, from the coding sequence ATGAGTGAATTTATTTCTCCCAAAGAAGCGGCTGATATGCTTGGAGTATCCACCAATACACTTCGTAATTGGGAGCTTTCTGGCAAACTAATGAGCATGAAAACTATGGGCGGGCACAGAAGATATTATTTAAAAGATATTGAAAATTACTTGAAATCAATAAACAAATTTGTTATAAAGGAAATTAAATGA
- a CDS encoding DUF4238 domain-containing protein has protein sequence MRSTNQHYITKSYLNNFCHPSIGQHALYPYRKNGGACKPRGTKQLGSAIDFYVQRINGELNNQLDEMREISERLLFCKDKSHPSPLTKCVKDTEKSFVPDDEAKEHFAGAAAFLHCGSPVQVHNSAMTGLWAMQVEIFNRINAPETLEFYKERFGDAAEAQRDKDRKELLAGELVIDVGNENHKQLGFESFQYQELWMDFMCAMSLTIMHSHHFFITSDNPVILFSRSKKGIDNVGLKMRDAEIWFPISWNKGLLWRWGKHPTHHQTGYSENCVLNRREIDGCYKFVYSPLQSDWLEKTSHQTNFNPLIGYYGCLNNFFSHAKPCYDAQTGELLDGEIIEVFAALKHANKPDILGI, from the coding sequence ATGCGGTCTACTAATCAACACTATATAACAAAATCATATTTAAACAACTTTTGCCATCCTTCAATTGGGCAACATGCCCTCTATCCTTATCGTAAGAACGGCGGGGCATGTAAACCAAGAGGAACAAAACAGCTAGGAAGTGCTATTGATTTTTATGTCCAACGGATTAATGGTGAGTTAAATAATCAGTTAGATGAAATGAGAGAGATAAGTGAACGTCTTTTGTTTTGCAAGGATAAAAGTCATCCAAGTCCACTAACCAAGTGTGTGAAAGATACTGAGAAATCTTTTGTTCCTGACGATGAAGCGAAAGAGCATTTTGCTGGTGCTGCTGCCTTTTTGCACTGCGGATCACCAGTTCAAGTTCATAATTCGGCAATGACTGGGCTATGGGCGATGCAAGTAGAGATATTTAACAGAATAAACGCACCAGAAACGTTGGAATTTTATAAAGAGCGGTTTGGAGATGCGGCGGAAGCACAGAGAGACAAAGACCGTAAAGAATTGTTGGCAGGGGAACTTGTTATTGATGTTGGCAACGAAAATCACAAACAACTTGGTTTTGAATCATTCCAATACCAAGAATTATGGATGGATTTTATGTGTGCTATGAGTTTGACTATTATGCACAGCCATCATTTTTTTATTACAAGCGACAATCCAGTTATTTTGTTTTCTCGATCAAAAAAAGGAATTGATAATGTGGGACTAAAAATGAGAGATGCCGAGATTTGGTTCCCAATTTCTTGGAACAAAGGGCTGCTCTGGAGGTGGGGCAAACATCCAACGCACCATCAGACAGGATATTCTGAAAATTGCGTCCTTAACCGAAGGGAAATTGATGGATGTTATAAATTTGTTTATTCGCCTTTGCAGTCGGATTGGTTGGAAAAAACTTCTCACCAGACCAATTTTAATCCTTTGATTGGATATTATGGATGTTTAAATAATTTCTTTTCTCATGCAAAGCCGTGTTATGACGCTCAAACTGGTGAGTTATTAGATGGAGAAATAATAGAGGTATTCGCAGCGTTAAAGCACGCTAATAAACCAGATATTTTGGGCATTTAA
- a CDS encoding toprim domain-containing protein, with amino-acid sequence MKISADKFIDWAESRFDSVLVHGNEVKLNSIFTDDTHHKLWCNTNGGKKGQPPCFQCWKTGNKGSLISLVCLVDNCDYETALEALGGENIVLLNLERKLKEFFDNKNKKPEEEQEEEVSNTLALPPFSSLITELPVYNFHRVQAEVYLFDRRLPIEGLYVTTGGGQYRQRVVIPYYDRNGILIYFNARYIGKLPNVNKYLGPDKKTGVGKEDVIYMPKWPSFGSKVYLTEGEFDALSIWQSGKGELYAGAFGGKNLSEKQVEMIRHYLPVLCLDTDKAGKSGLTKMAMILRSKGLTPTFVRPPAIYKDWNAMLQKIGSEALVFYIRSKEKPLDDAALMRLLA; translated from the coding sequence ATGAAAATCTCTGCCGATAAGTTTATTGATTGGGCCGAAAGTCGCTTTGATTCTGTGCTGGTGCATGGAAATGAAGTCAAGTTAAATTCTATTTTCACGGATGACACCCACCACAAGCTTTGGTGCAACACCAACGGTGGCAAAAAAGGGCAACCGCCCTGCTTCCAATGCTGGAAAACCGGCAACAAAGGGTCGTTAATAAGTCTGGTTTGCTTAGTGGACAATTGTGACTATGAAACTGCTCTTGAAGCTCTGGGTGGCGAAAACATTGTTCTTCTCAACCTTGAGAGAAAACTAAAAGAATTTTTTGATAATAAAAACAAAAAACCGGAGGAAGAACAAGAGGAAGAAGTTTCCAACACTCTGGCTCTGCCGCCTTTCAGTAGTTTAATTACAGAATTGCCGGTTTACAACTTCCATCGAGTACAAGCAGAGGTTTATTTGTTTGATCGTAGATTGCCAATAGAAGGATTATATGTGACCACAGGGGGTGGGCAATACAGGCAACGTGTGGTAATTCCTTATTATGACCGCAATGGCATTTTAATTTATTTCAACGCACGATACATTGGTAAATTACCAAACGTCAACAAATATTTAGGACCAGACAAAAAAACAGGAGTCGGAAAAGAAGATGTAATTTACATGCCTAAATGGCCTTCATTTGGTTCTAAGGTTTATTTAACCGAAGGGGAGTTTGACGCACTCTCTATTTGGCAGAGTGGCAAGGGAGAATTATATGCTGGGGCTTTTGGTGGCAAAAATCTTTCCGAGAAACAGGTAGAAATGATACGTCATTATTTGCCTGTTTTATGCCTAGATACAGACAAGGCTGGCAAAAGTGGTTTAACCAAAATGGCAATGATTTTACGATCCAAGGGGTTGACACCCACATTTGTTCGACCGCCAGCAATCTATAAAGACTGGAACGCTATGTTGCAAAAAATAGGATCAGAGGCTTTGGTGTTTTACATTCGATCAAAAGAAAAGCCTTTAGATGATGCCGCTTTGATGCGATTATTGGCCTAA
- a CDS encoding site-specific DNA-methyltransferase produces MFELEKQKIYLQDCRNLSDLVPKSIDFIFTSPPYWNLKKYGGPNSIGESEYEQYLDDMNVVWNECYRVSKPTAVLVINANIRRHERKLYPIPFDIVARMKGWTLWDVNIWFVPNARTQCKTYMERLLDNKFEHILVFTKDNNQDYHFSKPRIAQKEYRIRKRFGKEYIEYDRRENKKNKNGRCVGNVIRIPAYRPPPIKQMNYHVAAFPEDLAAFYIQLYTKENDVVLDPFVGSGTVLKVCRTMNRNGVGYEINTNYEDLIRNRIMEKFTVPNWEELNILT; encoded by the coding sequence ATGTTTGAGCTTGAAAAACAAAAAATATATTTGCAGGATTGCCGCAACTTATCCGATCTAGTGCCCAAATCAATAGATTTCATCTTTACAAGTCCACCTTATTGGAATTTAAAAAAGTATGGTGGTCCCAATTCTATTGGTGAGTCAGAATATGAGCAGTATCTTGATGATATGAATGTGGTGTGGAATGAGTGTTATCGTGTATCCAAGCCCACGGCAGTATTAGTAATCAATGCAAACATTCGTCGTCATGAACGTAAATTATATCCTATTCCATTTGACATAGTTGCAAGAATGAAAGGGTGGACATTATGGGATGTGAATATATGGTTCGTTCCAAATGCTCGCACACAATGCAAGACTTATATGGAAAGGCTACTAGACAATAAGTTTGAACACATTCTTGTTTTCACCAAAGATAATAATCAAGATTATCATTTTTCCAAACCAAGAATTGCACAAAAGGAATATCGCATTCGCAAACGATTTGGAAAAGAATACATAGAATATGATCGTAGGGAAAACAAAAAAAACAAGAATGGGAGATGTGTTGGAAATGTTATCCGCATACCTGCTTATCGTCCACCTCCCATCAAGCAAATGAATTATCATGTCGCTGCTTTCCCAGAAGACTTAGCTGCTTTCTACATACAGCTTTATACAAAGGAAAACGATGTGGTTTTGGACCCATTTGTGGGCTCAGGTACGGTATTAAAGGTGTGTAGGACAATGAATCGCAATGGTGTTGGGTATGAAATCAACACCAATTACGAAGATTTGATAAGAAATAGGATTATGGAAAAATTTACTGTTCCTAATTGGGAGGAATTGAATATTTTAACATAA